Proteins co-encoded in one Candidatus Binatia bacterium genomic window:
- the dcd gene encoding dCTP deaminase (Catalyzes the formation of dUTP from dCTP in thymidylate biosynthesis) — ETSYKDRGGKYQGQKGVTLPKA; from the coding sequence GAAACCTCCTACAAGGATCGCGGCGGAAAGTATCAGGGGCAAAAGGGCGTCACATTGCCCAAGGCGTAG
- a CDS encoding GNAT family N-acetyltransferase → MKSAIRPAVLNDADTIAPLFDAYRQFYGKPSDLSQAREFIRERLERNESVILLAEDESGRALGFVQLFPSFTSVQARRLWVLNDLYVTEEARGHGVGRALLEAAREHAVKTGAKRLTLETMEDNRKAWALYESLGYVKSGPEVRYYTLELD, encoded by the coding sequence ATGAAATCCGCCATTCGCCCCGCTGTCCTAAATGACGCCGACACGATCGCGCCGCTCTTCGATGCCTATCGCCAGTTCTACGGCAAGCCTTCCGATCTCTCCCAAGCGCGTGAATTCATTCGAGAGCGGCTCGAGCGGAATGAGAGCGTCATCCTGCTCGCCGAGGACGAATCCGGACGCGCGCTGGGCTTTGTCCAGCTGTTCCCATCGTTCACCTCCGTTCAGGCTCGCCGGCTTTGGGTTCTCAACGACCTGTACGTGACGGAAGAGGCTCGTGGGCACGGCGTCGGCCGGGCGCTCCTGGAAGCTGCTCGGGAGCATGCCGTGAAGACGGGCGCGAAGCGGCTGACGCTGGAGACGATGGAGGACAATCGTAAGGCGTGGGCGCTGTACGAGTCGCTGGGCTACGTGAAGAGCGGACCGGAGGTGCGGTACTACACGCTGGAGCTGGACTGA